The window GGCGGAGGTCGAAGACCCGCTGCGCAATAAGCAGCGCAAGCGCCTGTCGCCCATGGCCACCACCGGGCTCAGCGACTACAGCGGGTATTTCCGCTTCGACATGCCGGGGCGCTACCGCATCCGCGTCACGGTGCTGCAGCCGGGGCGGACGCAGCCGCAAGCGGTCCTTTTCACGCGCGAGATCGGCGAGGTGGAATAGGTGGATAGCGAGCGGCTGGCCAGGCGGCATCTTCCCCTGCGCGACCTGGGGCGCTTGGCGCACATCCTGCGCGTGGCCGCGGAGATGGGCTGGCGGCACTATCTGGAGCGCATGCACCTGCAGGCGCACCTACCCGGTGAGAAGGCAGCGGCAACAGCGGCCACGAGCGAAGCTGAGCGCCTGCGCCGGACCCTGGAAGCGCTCGGCCCGGCCTTCGTCAAGTTCGGCCAGATGCTCAGCGTGCGGCAGGACCTCTTCCCGGACGAGGTGATCCAGGAACTGCAAAAGCTGCAGGACGCCGTGCCGCCCTTCCCCGCCGCGACGACGCACCAACTCATCCAGGAGACCCTGGGGCAACCTGCAAGCCAGCTCTTTGCCCGCTTCGATGATGCGCCCCTGGCGGCAGCGTCCATGGCCCAGGTCCATGGCGCCGTGCTGGACGACGGCACGGCAGTCGTGGTCAAGGTGCAGCGGCCCGACATCGAGCAGGTGATCCGGACCGATCTGGAGATCCTGTTCTTCATCGCCCGCCTGGCCCAGCGCCACCTGCCCGAAATCCGGCGCTACGAGCCGGTGACCCTGGTGGAGGACTTCGCCGACACCATCACGCGGGAGCTGGATTTCCGGCGCGAAGGGCACAACGCGGAGCGCTTCCGCGAGCTTTTCGCCCAAGAGCCGGCGATTTACATCCCCCAAGTCTTCTGGCATCTGTCCAGCCAGCGCGTTCTGACCATGGAACGCAGTCCGGGCTGCAAGATCGGCCCGGACTGCCCGCCCGCGCCCGAGTCGCGGCAGCGCCTGGCGGACACGCTGGTCCGCCTGTACCTCGTGCAGATCTTCGAGCAGGGCTTCTTCCACGGCGATCCCCATCCGGGCAACCTC of the Thermithiobacillus tepidarius DSM 3134 genome contains:
- a CDS encoding ABC1 kinase family protein; protein product: MDSERLARRHLPLRDLGRLAHILRVAAEMGWRHYLERMHLQAHLPGEKAAATAATSEAERLRRTLEALGPAFVKFGQMLSVRQDLFPDEVIQELQKLQDAVPPFPAATTHQLIQETLGQPASQLFARFDDAPLAAASMAQVHGAVLDDGTAVVVKVQRPDIEQVIRTDLEILFFIARLAQRHLPEIRRYEPVTLVEDFADTITRELDFRREGHNAERFRELFAQEPAIYIPQVFWHLSSQRVLTMERSPGCKIGPDCPPAPESRQRLADTLVRLYLVQIFEQGFFHGDPHPGNLFVLADGRLCFHDFGIVGRLSAGDQVQLGQLLLSLVARDPAWMADTYLAMGGGAPGVDRAAFTRDLGELLEQYYAVAAREASFAEILNQFIRLGRRHRIRVLPQYLLAFKAFVTVESVARSLDPRFNMLAAFQAYVPQLLGRQWLPGMPQANDLLGGYRFLSTLRGTLSGGPDAFLRGLRQWEQGDLALRLRHEQLDEVQQHIDRAGNRLSLSLIIAALLIGSSLVMAFHSGPHYRGIPLLGLVGYLLASALGLWWAVAILRSGKL